CCGCGTTCACACCGCTTAGATAAAAAAGTGATAAAATAGACGAAACACCCTAAGTTAGGGTGTTTCATTTTTCTAAGTTGATAAATACAAAAGATATCAATAAATTGAAAGGAGAAAGATGTCTTTCAAAATAATAAGCCCAGAGATAAATATTGATGCAGTCAAAATGCTGGGCCACCTTGATAGCGCACAATATCAGCGAAAAGAAGCAAGAGACAGAGAATTAGAAGCAATTATCAAAGGGGAAGATTCCCGACTTTTGCTAATTATTGGTCCATGTTCCTCGGACAATGAAGAAGCTGTTTTGGAGTATGCGCATCGTTTGGCTAAACTCCAAGAAAAAGTAAAAGACAAGATTTTCATGGTAATGCGTGTTTATACAGCGAAACCACGAACAAACGGGGAAGGGTATAAAGGAATCATTCATCAGCCAGATGCATCAGGTGGAGCTGATCTTATCAATGGTATTCGTATGGTACGTGACCTTCACTATAAAGTCATTACACAAACTGGATTGACCACTGCTGATGAAATGCTGTACCCGGAAAACTTGCCTTTAGTAGATGATTTAGTTTCTTATTACGCAGTTGGCGCCCGCTCAGTGGAAAATCAGCAGCATCGCTTCGTGGCCTCGGGTATCGACGCGCCAACGGGGATGAAAAATCCAACTTCTGGCAATATCAAAGTTATGCTAAATGGTATTTACGCGGCTCAGCAAGAACAAGACTTTCTCTTTGGGCGTGCAGAAGTGCAAACTGAAGGAAATCCTTTAGCCCATGCCATTTTACGAGGTGGACAGGATGAGCATGGCAAAAATCTTCCCAATTACTATACGGATAACTTGCAGGAAGTTATTGAAAATTATGAAAAAATGGGTCTGAAGAATCCCTTTATCATCGTGGATGCCAATCACGATAACTCTGGGAAAAAATATATGGAGCAAATTCGAATTGTACGACAAACTTTAGTCAATCGTGATTGGGATGAAAAAATTCGCCGTTATGTACGAGGTTTTATGATTGAGTCGTATTTAGAAGATGGACGTCAAGACCGACCTGAAGTTTTTGGAAAATCAATCACTGATGCTTGTCTTGGCTGGGAGAAAACAGAGGCCTTGATTCAGGAGATTTATCAGGCAGAAATATAAAAATTTCAGCTGCTAAATAAAAAAGCCGGAATGATGAAGATAATTTAATGAAAAAATGATTGCAAACCTTTTCACTTTGTAGTATAATGTTAAAGTATAGATATGCTGAACAAAAAGGCATTATCGAATAAAAATTGAAATAAGGAGATTCCAAAAATGGCATCTAAAGAATTCCACATCGTTGCAGAAACTGGTATCCACGCACGTCCAGCTACATTGCTCGTTCAAACAGCTTCTAAATTCACTTCAGAAATTAACCTTGAATACAAAGGTAAATCTGTAAACCTTAAATCAATCATGGGTGTTATGTCACTCGGTGTTGGTCAAGGCGCTGATGTAACTATCACTGCTGAAGGTGCTGATGCTGATGACGCATTGAGCACAATCGCTGAAACAATGGTTAAGGAAGGTCTTGCTGAATAATGACATCTATGCTTAAAGGTATCGCTGCATCATCAGGTGTAGCCGTAGCGAAGGCATACTTGCTTGTTCAACCTGATTTGTCATTTGAGACAGTGACTGTTGAGAATATCGAAAATGAAGAAGCTCGTCTTGATGCAGCTCTTGCTGCCGCTCAAAGCGAGCTTCAAATCATTAAAGATAAAGCAGTAGATAGCCTCGGAGAAGAAGCCGCAGCCGTATTTGACGCACACATGATGGTTCTTGCAGATCCAGACATGACTGCTCAAATTAAAGCTACTATT
This window of the Lactococcus garvieae subsp. garvieae genome carries:
- a CDS encoding 3-deoxy-7-phosphoheptulonate synthase; translated protein: MSFKIISPEINIDAVKMLGHLDSAQYQRKEARDRELEAIIKGEDSRLLLIIGPCSSDNEEAVLEYAHRLAKLQEKVKDKIFMVMRVYTAKPRTNGEGYKGIIHQPDASGGADLINGIRMVRDLHYKVITQTGLTTADEMLYPENLPLVDDLVSYYAVGARSVENQQHRFVASGIDAPTGMKNPTSGNIKVMLNGIYAAQQEQDFLFGRAEVQTEGNPLAHAILRGGQDEHGKNLPNYYTDNLQEVIENYEKMGLKNPFIIVDANHDNSGKKYMEQIRIVRQTLVNRDWDEKIRRYVRGFMIESYLEDGRQDRPEVFGKSITDACLGWEKTEALIQEIYQAEI
- a CDS encoding phosphocarrier protein HPr, which codes for MASKEFHIVAETGIHARPATLLVQTASKFTSEINLEYKGKSVNLKSIMGVMSLGVGQGADVTITAEGADADDALSTIAETMVKEGLAE